A stretch of Bacillus pseudomycoides DNA encodes these proteins:
- a CDS encoding DUF1992 domain-containing protein: MDVFLSIAEERIRQAINNGDLDDLPGKGKPLQLEDLSMVPPELRMSYKILKNAGMIPAEMELQKDILKIEDLIACCYDEAKRAKLKEELTAKTLRFQQLMEKRRIKGNSAFRMYQNQVFRKLC; encoded by the coding sequence GTGGATGTTTTCTTGAGCATTGCTGAAGAAAGAATTCGTCAAGCAATCAATAACGGTGACCTTGATGATCTTCCTGGTAAAGGAAAACCACTGCAATTAGAAGACCTTTCAATGGTACCTCCAGAGCTTAGAATGAGCTACAAAATTTTGAAAAATGCTGGTATGATTCCGGCAGAAATGGAATTGCAAAAGGATATATTGAAAATAGAAGACTTAATCGCTTGTTGCTACGATGAAGCGAAACGAGCGAAACTAAAAGAGGAATTAACTGCAAAAACTCTCCGCTTTCAACAGTTAATGGAGAAGAGAAGAATAAAAGGAAATTCAGCATTTCGTATGTACCAAAATCAAGTGTTTCGTAAATTATGCTAA
- a CDS encoding ABC transporter substrate-binding protein, protein MKKGLKVMLAAILAASVVGCNAAKKEESTDKEKKVKVVLDWFPNTNHTGLYVAKTKDYYKKQGLDVEIIQPGDNVSAEQMIASGKADFGVSYQENVTSARVEGIPVVSIGAIIQHNTSAFASLKKDNMTSPKDFEGKRYGGWGAPAEEATLKTIMDKHQADFSKVEKIVLGQTDFFKSIGRDADFEWIYYGWDGIEAKRQGKELNTIMVKDLDPALDFYSPVIITSEKYTKNDKDFVKKFMNATAEGYNFAIKEPKEAADILIKNVPDINKELVQESQKWLSTKYQDDAKAWGVQKEEVWTNYMNFLHDNKVIKKKIDVKDAFTNEFLPSEK, encoded by the coding sequence ATGAAAAAGGGCTTAAAAGTTATGCTAGCTGCAATACTTGCAGCTAGTGTTGTTGGTTGTAATGCAGCGAAGAAAGAAGAGAGCACAGATAAAGAAAAGAAAGTAAAAGTTGTTTTAGACTGGTTTCCAAATACAAACCATACTGGTTTATACGTAGCAAAGACGAAAGATTACTATAAAAAGCAAGGGTTAGATGTAGAAATCATTCAGCCGGGTGATAACGTATCGGCAGAGCAAATGATTGCATCAGGAAAAGCGGATTTCGGTGTAAGTTACCAAGAAAACGTAACATCAGCTCGTGTTGAAGGAATACCGGTAGTTTCAATTGGAGCAATTATTCAACATAATACATCTGCCTTTGCATCGCTGAAAAAAGATAATATGACTTCTCCAAAAGATTTTGAAGGTAAGCGCTACGGCGGTTGGGGTGCACCAGCAGAAGAAGCGACGTTAAAAACAATTATGGATAAACATCAAGCTGACTTTAGTAAAGTAGAAAAGATTGTTCTTGGACAAACAGATTTCTTTAAATCGATTGGCCGCGATGCAGATTTTGAATGGATTTATTATGGTTGGGATGGTATCGAAGCGAAACGCCAAGGAAAAGAATTAAATACAATTATGGTAAAAGACTTAGATCCGGCATTAGATTTTTATAGCCCAGTCATTATTACAAGTGAAAAATATACGAAAAATGATAAAGACTTTGTGAAAAAATTCATGAATGCAACAGCAGAAGGATATAATTTTGCAATTAAAGAGCCAAAAGAAGCGGCTGATATTTTAATTAAAAATGTACCAGATATTAATAAAGAGCTAGTACAAGAGAGCCAAAAGTGGCTAAGTACGAAGTATCAAGACGATGCGAAAGCATGGGGAGTACAGAAGGAAGAAGTTTGGACGAATTACATGAATTTCTTACATGATAACAAAGTTATTAAAAAGAAAATTGATGTAAAAGATGCATTTACAAATGAATTCCTTCCAAGTGAAAAATGA
- a CDS encoding methionine ABC transporter ATP-binding protein codes for MIELKNVSKVFTTKKGKVEALKPTSLKVERGEVFGIIGYSGAGKSTLIRCVNLLEKPTTGNIIVNEKDLTTLSTKELAHARRKIGMIFQGFNLLKTVNVYENIALPLRLAGISKTEIAKRVEKYLRIVDLFDRKDAYPSELSGGQKQRVAIARALSHEPEVLLSDEATSALDPETTESILDLLLEINEKIGITILLITHEMNVIQRICDRVAVMEHGAVVESGTVKDIFTMPQHVTTKKFVNSAFAAKIPEEVQKELKNTGEIVTLSFIGNSSGEPALAVATKKFAVYPNILSGNITQLKHEAYGKLVVHMQGEKSEVHRALVFLQAQGIIVEGGKEEYGKQALLG; via the coding sequence ATGATTGAATTGAAAAATGTATCTAAAGTGTTTACAACAAAAAAAGGTAAGGTCGAAGCTCTTAAACCAACTTCTCTTAAAGTAGAAAGAGGAGAAGTGTTTGGAATCATCGGATATAGCGGTGCTGGTAAAAGTACATTAATTCGTTGTGTAAATTTATTAGAAAAACCAACAACAGGAAATATCATTGTAAATGAGAAAGATTTAACGACTTTATCTACTAAAGAATTAGCGCATGCGAGACGAAAAATCGGAATGATTTTCCAAGGATTTAACTTATTAAAAACAGTCAATGTTTATGAAAATATTGCATTACCTTTACGTTTAGCTGGAATTTCAAAAACTGAAATTGCAAAAAGAGTAGAAAAGTATTTACGTATTGTTGATCTTTTTGATAGAAAAGATGCATATCCAAGCGAGCTTTCGGGTGGCCAAAAACAACGTGTTGCGATTGCGCGTGCACTATCACATGAACCAGAAGTTTTATTAAGTGATGAAGCAACAAGTGCGTTAGATCCAGAAACAACAGAATCCATTTTAGATTTGTTGTTAGAGATTAACGAAAAAATAGGTATTACGATCCTGTTAATTACACACGAAATGAATGTAATCCAGCGTATATGTGACAGAGTTGCTGTAATGGAACATGGGGCTGTGGTTGAGAGTGGCACTGTAAAAGATATTTTTACAATGCCACAACATGTAACGACGAAAAAATTTGTAAACAGCGCCTTTGCAGCTAAAATTCCGGAAGAAGTACAAAAAGAGCTGAAAAATACAGGGGAGATTGTAACTCTCTCGTTTATAGGAAATTCTTCAGGAGAACCAGCACTTGCGGTTGCTACAAAAAAATTTGCAGTGTATCCAAATATTTTATCGGGTAATATCACACAACTAAAACATGAAGCATACGGTAAACTTGTTGTTCATATGCAGGGTGAAAAAAGTGAGGTACATCGTGCATTAGTATTTTTACAAGCACAAGGAATCATTGTAGAAGGAGGCAAAGAAGAGTATGGGAAACAAGCCCTTTTGGGATGA
- a CDS encoding MFS transporter, translating to MKKMSRQEKSWILYDWANSVYSLVITTALFPIYFKAAAKEAGLSGATSTAFWGYANSFSTLLISILAPILGTIADYKEFKKRFFTFFFGLGIIFTSMLAVVPTSQWYLLLGCYMLALVGFAGANIFYDAFLVDVTTVDRMDRISTRGFALGYIGSTIPFIGCIALIILAQKGTIPLSVGIASQISFAITALWWGLFTIPMLKNVEQTHYIERHPKPITMSFKRLAHTFKNIRQYRTVFLFLLAYFFYIDGVDTIITMSTAYGTDLGISATNLLIILFVTQIVACPFALLYGKLSETFKGKKMLYVGISIYIIICTYAYFLKTTLDFWILAMLVATSQGGIQALSRSYFAKLVPKESANEFFGFYNIFGKFAAIMGPVLVGVTTQLTGKTNVGVLSIIVLFIIGGFILTRVPENSASVTPPAPKSETL from the coding sequence ATGAAAAAAATGTCCAGGCAAGAAAAAAGCTGGATATTGTATGACTGGGCAAACTCAGTATACTCGCTTGTCATTACAACTGCCCTATTTCCTATTTATTTCAAAGCTGCTGCAAAAGAAGCAGGTCTATCTGGAGCAACCTCAACGGCTTTTTGGGGGTATGCAAATTCTTTCTCTACACTTCTAATCTCTATTCTCGCTCCAATTCTCGGTACAATTGCTGATTATAAAGAATTTAAAAAGCGCTTTTTCACATTCTTCTTCGGACTAGGCATTATCTTTACAAGTATGCTAGCGGTTGTACCTACCTCACAATGGTACTTATTATTAGGTTGTTATATGCTCGCTTTAGTTGGATTTGCTGGAGCTAATATTTTCTATGATGCATTTTTAGTAGATGTTACAACAGTAGATAGAATGGATCGCATTTCAACACGCGGATTTGCGTTAGGGTATATTGGAAGTACGATACCTTTTATCGGCTGTATCGCTCTTATTATCCTGGCACAGAAAGGAACAATTCCATTATCAGTTGGTATCGCTAGTCAAATTTCCTTTGCAATTACAGCTCTTTGGTGGGGATTATTTACGATTCCGATGCTCAAAAATGTGGAACAAACACATTATATTGAACGTCATCCAAAACCAATTACGATGAGCTTTAAGCGTTTAGCTCATACATTTAAAAATATCCGTCAATATCGCACTGTCTTTTTATTTTTACTTGCTTATTTCTTCTACATTGACGGTGTCGATACAATTATTACAATGTCCACAGCTTATGGAACAGACCTTGGTATTAGTGCGACAAACCTACTTATTATTTTATTTGTAACACAAATTGTCGCTTGTCCATTCGCTTTACTGTACGGAAAACTATCTGAAACGTTTAAAGGTAAAAAAATGCTATATGTCGGTATTAGTATTTATATTATTATTTGCACATACGCTTATTTCTTAAAAACAACACTCGATTTTTGGATTTTAGCAATGCTTGTTGCAACTTCTCAAGGTGGAATACAAGCACTTAGCCGCTCTTATTTCGCAAAGCTTGTGCCAAAAGAATCCGCAAATGAATTCTTCGGATTCTATAATATTTTCGGTAAATTCGCAGCTATTATGGGGCCTGTATTAGTCGGTGTGACAACTCAACTAACAGGAAAAACAAATGTTGGTGTCCTAAGTATTATCGTTTTATTTATTATCGGTGGCTTCATACTAACAAGGGTACCAGAAAACTCCGCTTCTGTTACACCACCTGCTCCAAAGTCAGAAACACTATAA
- a CDS encoding methionine ABC transporter permease has product MGNKPFWDEWGKMIWEATIQTFQMTSISLLISIIIALPLGVTLVLTRPGGQLENKIVYPVLNTLINIIRSIPFIILLFFILPFTKLIMGTSIGVKGVIVPLVVFTAPYIARLMETALLEVDRGVIEAYQAMGVSTVKIIWHVMVREARPSLVLGLTIATIGLIGATAMAGLVGAGGLGDLAYRFGHLRYEPDVMYATVFILIILVQGLQSFGNGIARKLKKD; this is encoded by the coding sequence ATGGGAAACAAGCCCTTTTGGGATGAATGGGGTAAGATGATATGGGAAGCAACGATTCAAACATTTCAAATGACATCCATTTCGTTGCTTATATCCATTATTATTGCCTTGCCACTCGGTGTAACACTTGTTTTAACAAGGCCTGGTGGTCAACTAGAGAATAAAATTGTATATCCTGTTTTAAATACACTTATTAATATCATTCGTTCTATTCCGTTTATCATTCTATTATTCTTTATTTTACCTTTTACAAAGCTCATTATGGGGACTTCAATTGGTGTGAAAGGCGTGATTGTACCGCTTGTTGTATTTACAGCTCCTTATATTGCACGTTTAATGGAAACAGCTTTACTAGAAGTGGATCGTGGTGTAATTGAGGCATATCAAGCGATGGGAGTTTCTACTGTAAAAATCATTTGGCACGTTATGGTTAGAGAAGCACGTCCATCTCTTGTGCTGGGTTTAACGATTGCAACGATTGGACTAATAGGTGCAACAGCAATGGCTGGACTTGTAGGAGCAGGTGGACTTGGAGATTTAGCATATCGATTTGGTCATTTACGGTATGAACCGGACGTTATGTATGCAACGGTCTTTATCTTAATTATTCTTGTTCAAGGCTTACAGTCTTTCGGAAATGGGATTGCTAGAAAATTAAAGAAAGATTGA
- a CDS encoding thioredoxin family protein: MRKFQTTEELVTYIEAKDVVLLFIKTENCGVCDVMLEKVNHLLEQYQSVENIVISLQDMKEISAKYLVFTGPTVLLFHEGKEILRESRFISLEKIERVLQLLKE, encoded by the coding sequence ATGAGAAAATTTCAAACGACAGAAGAATTAGTAACATATATTGAAGCGAAAGATGTAGTGCTTTTATTCATCAAAACGGAAAACTGTGGTGTTTGTGATGTCATGTTAGAGAAAGTAAATCACTTATTAGAACAATACCAAAGTGTAGAAAATATTGTAATTTCACTACAGGATATGAAAGAAATTTCAGCGAAGTATTTAGTATTTACAGGGCCAACTGTTTTATTATTTCATGAGGGGAAAGAGATACTGCGCGAGTCACGATTTATTTCCTTAGAGAAGATAGAACGAGTATTACAATTATTAAAAGAATAA
- a CDS encoding ABC transporter ATP-binding protein produces MSGLQIKDVVKAFDGKNVLEKISASIQEGEFVSFVGPSGCGKSTLLNLIASVEEATSGEVIYNDTLVQKQDIVSYMPQQDLLLPWRSALQNIVLPLEIDGKPKKERLAYGMEALQQFGLAEYANHYPDALSGGMRQRISFLRTYLCEKPIMLLDEPFGKLDAFTKMEVHRWLLDSWHQEKQTIVMVTHDLDEAILLSDRVFILSQRPATIVGEVHVNLPRPRTMDMLTSLELKEDKAEILEILAPYMRK; encoded by the coding sequence ATGAGCGGATTACAAATAAAAGATGTTGTAAAAGCATTTGATGGAAAAAATGTACTAGAAAAGATTAGCGCTTCTATACAAGAAGGTGAGTTTGTCTCATTTGTAGGCCCAAGTGGTTGTGGAAAAAGCACTTTATTAAATCTGATTGCGAGTGTTGAAGAGGCGACTAGTGGTGAGGTAATTTATAACGATACTCTTGTCCAAAAGCAGGATATTGTAAGTTATATGCCGCAGCAAGACCTGTTGCTGCCATGGCGCTCAGCACTACAAAATATTGTTCTTCCATTAGAAATTGATGGGAAGCCAAAGAAAGAGCGACTTGCATATGGAATGGAAGCTTTGCAGCAGTTTGGTCTAGCTGAATACGCAAATCATTATCCAGATGCATTATCCGGCGGCATGCGACAGCGTATTAGTTTCCTTCGCACCTATTTATGCGAAAAGCCAATTATGCTGCTTGATGAACCATTTGGTAAGTTAGATGCATTTACAAAAATGGAAGTGCATCGTTGGCTTTTAGATTCATGGCATCAAGAGAAGCAAACAATCGTGATGGTAACGCATGACTTAGATGAAGCGATTCTATTATCTGATCGTGTATTTATCCTATCGCAAAGACCAGCAACGATTGTGGGGGAAGTGCATGTAAATTTACCACGTCCTCGTACGATGGACATGTTGACATCCCTTGAGTTAAAAGAAGATAAAGCGGAGATTTTAGAGATATTAGCTCCTTATATGCGGAAGTAA
- a CDS encoding helix-turn-helix transcriptional regulator, whose translation MYRIYTDVVKIILHVRRKDVKNQIYELRTENNISQGALADKCKVSRQTINAIENNKYDPSLALAFRLAEVLGTTVDKLFLYKQ comes from the coding sequence ATGTACCGAATATATACTGATGTTGTAAAAATAATTTTACATGTTAGGAGAAAAGATGTGAAAAACCAAATTTACGAATTACGCACTGAAAATAATATTTCACAAGGTGCATTAGCTGATAAATGTAAAGTGTCCAGACAGACAATAAATGCAATTGAAAATAATAAATACGATCCAAGTTTAGCGTTGGCATTTCGTTTAGCGGAAGTATTAGGGACCACGGTTGATAAATTATTTTTGTATAAGCAGTAG
- a CDS encoding TetR/AcrR family transcriptional regulator: protein MRKSAEEIKKEIAYQAEELFSQKGYAATSMEDICEITKRSKGSIYYHFKSKEELFLFVVKQHTYDWLEKWKEKEKQYHTSTEKLYGLAEYHVEDIQQPIFSAVEEFSMSQVVSKEILDEMLVLARASYGVFEKLIEEGIKSGEFRQEDTRDLMYIVNGLLSGLGVLYYELDSTDMKRIYKKAIDVLLQGMAAES, encoded by the coding sequence ATGAGAAAAAGTGCAGAAGAGATAAAAAAAGAAATAGCGTACCAAGCGGAAGAGCTATTTTCACAAAAAGGATATGCTGCAACATCTATGGAAGATATTTGTGAAATTACAAAGCGTAGTAAAGGTAGCATTTATTATCATTTTAAAAGTAAGGAAGAATTATTTTTATTTGTAGTAAAACAGCATACGTATGATTGGCTTGAAAAGTGGAAAGAAAAAGAAAAACAGTATCATACGAGTACCGAAAAATTATACGGGCTTGCAGAGTACCACGTGGAAGATATACAACAGCCTATTTTTAGTGCGGTGGAAGAGTTTTCTATGAGTCAAGTTGTAAGCAAAGAAATTTTGGATGAAATGCTAGTTTTAGCAAGAGCATCATATGGTGTTTTTGAAAAATTAATTGAAGAAGGCATAAAATCAGGAGAATTCCGTCAAGAGGATACCAGGGATCTTATGTATATTGTAAATGGTTTGTTATCTGGGCTTGGAGTACTTTATTATGAGTTAGATTCTACAGATATGAAGCGAATTTACAAAAAAGCAATTGATGTATTGCTACAAGGAATGGCAGCTGAATCTTAA
- a CDS encoding ABC-F family ATP-binding cassette domain-containing protein → MSVLTVENLTHTYGDKTILYNACFRLLQGDHVGLAGSNGAGKSTLLRLLAGEILPDGGTIEWFPHVKVGFLQQHIDLQEGTTIEEYLQSAFSHLYKIEREMMGIADKMAKETDLEKLLVQYGELQNRLEGSNFYQVHTKIEEVAAGLGLLDLGMKKDVSKLSGGQRTKLLLGKLLLEKPHVLLLDEPTNYLDTVHIEWLRTYLQTYEHVYIVVSHDESFLNSITNVIYHLEGQTIKRYTGNYERFLESYQLQKQQLQATYTRQQKEIANLESFIQKNKIRKAKQAKSREKVLEKMKKVGKPNDAQRPRFHFQVHTEPVSRILQAQQIQIGYEEPLFPALNLQVKRGEKVAIVGHNGIGKTTMLKTLLGQLEPLSGAVRIGERVQPAYFAQEEFAAEITPLEQVWSGRPDMTQKEIRQSLARCGLKEEHIRQPLHLLSGGEQTKVRLCELMLTRSNVLILDEPTNHLDMYAKEALEEALQNYQGTVLLVSHEPSFYESWVTRVWNLEEMNVAKR, encoded by the coding sequence ATGAGTGTATTAACAGTAGAAAATCTTACCCATACGTATGGAGATAAAACCATTTTATATAATGCTTGCTTTCGGTTATTACAAGGTGATCACGTTGGGCTTGCAGGAAGTAATGGTGCTGGGAAATCTACGTTGCTTCGCCTTTTAGCAGGAGAGATTTTACCTGATGGGGGAACAATTGAATGGTTTCCGCATGTGAAAGTCGGTTTTTTACAGCAGCATATTGATTTACAAGAAGGAACAACAATTGAGGAATATTTGCAAAGTGCATTTTCTCATCTATATAAGATTGAACGTGAAATGATGGGTATTGCTGACAAGATGGCAAAGGAAACGGATTTAGAGAAGTTATTAGTACAGTATGGAGAATTACAAAATAGACTAGAAGGCTCAAATTTTTATCAAGTTCACACAAAAATAGAAGAAGTAGCAGCTGGTTTAGGCTTGTTAGATTTAGGAATGAAAAAAGATGTTTCAAAATTAAGTGGTGGCCAGCGTACAAAATTATTACTTGGAAAGCTTCTTTTAGAGAAGCCACATGTTTTATTACTTGATGAGCCAACAAACTATTTAGATACAGTTCATATAGAGTGGCTAAGAACATATTTACAAACGTATGAGCATGTTTATATTGTCGTTTCGCATGATGAATCATTTTTAAACAGCATTACGAATGTTATTTATCATTTAGAGGGACAAACAATAAAGCGTTATACGGGAAATTATGAAAGATTTTTAGAAAGTTACCAACTGCAGAAGCAACAATTACAGGCAACTTATACAAGACAGCAAAAGGAAATTGCAAATTTAGAGAGTTTTATTCAAAAAAATAAAATTCGAAAAGCAAAGCAGGCAAAAAGCCGCGAAAAGGTATTAGAGAAAATGAAAAAGGTTGGAAAGCCTAACGATGCACAAAGGCCGCGTTTTCATTTCCAAGTTCACACTGAGCCTGTGAGCCGCATATTGCAAGCGCAGCAGATTCAAATCGGTTATGAGGAACCATTATTTCCAGCTCTTAATTTACAAGTGAAAAGAGGTGAAAAGGTTGCAATTGTTGGTCATAATGGCATTGGAAAAACAACAATGCTAAAAACGCTGTTAGGTCAACTTGAACCGTTAAGTGGGGCAGTTCGCATTGGAGAGAGAGTACAACCCGCATATTTTGCGCAAGAAGAATTTGCCGCAGAAATTACACCGCTTGAGCAAGTATGGTCCGGACGCCCGGATATGACGCAAAAAGAAATTCGTCAATCTTTAGCAAGATGTGGTTTAAAAGAAGAGCATATTCGGCAGCCACTTCATTTGTTAAGTGGTGGAGAACAGACAAAGGTACGTTTATGTGAACTTATGCTAACGCGGAGTAATGTATTAATTTTAGATGAGCCAACGAATCATTTAGATATGTATGCAAAAGAAGCGTTAGAAGAAGCTTTACAAAATTATCAAGGAACAGTTTTACTCGTTTCTCATGAACCCTCTTTTTACGAGTCTTGGGTGACACGAGTTTGGAATCTGGAGGAAATGAATGTTGCTAAAAGATAA
- a CDS encoding MetQ/NlpA family ABC transporter substrate-binding protein, which translates to MKKLLLSFVSGTVLLLGACSADSGKEAKALDEKKVTVGVTGGPHEQIFEKVKEVAAKDGVQVDIKVFNDYVAPNVSLDEKDIDVNSYQTKSYLDVFKAERNMKLTEVFSTVTFPMGVYSKHLKDVKELKDGDAIAVPNDPTNELRALKLFEKAGVLKVDPKATEKATAKDVIENPKNLKIVELEASQLPTQLDEVKAAAINTNFALGAKLSPAKDSIFREGKDSPYVNWVVVRTENKDDETVKKLKKAYQSKEVKEFIEKKFDGSVLPSW; encoded by the coding sequence ATGAAAAAGTTGTTACTAAGTTTTGTAAGCGGAACGGTATTATTATTAGGCGCATGTAGTGCTGATTCAGGTAAGGAAGCAAAAGCGCTAGATGAAAAAAAAGTTACAGTTGGTGTGACTGGGGGACCACATGAACAGATTTTTGAAAAAGTAAAAGAAGTAGCAGCAAAAGATGGGGTGCAAGTCGACATAAAAGTATTTAATGATTATGTAGCGCCAAATGTATCGTTAGATGAAAAAGACATTGATGTGAATAGCTATCAAACGAAGTCCTATTTAGATGTATTTAAAGCAGAACGCAATATGAAGTTGACAGAGGTATTTTCAACGGTGACGTTCCCGATGGGAGTATATTCGAAACACCTGAAAGATGTAAAAGAGTTAAAAGATGGAGATGCAATTGCTGTACCAAATGATCCGACAAATGAACTTCGGGCATTAAAATTATTTGAAAAAGCAGGTGTTTTAAAAGTTGATCCAAAAGCAACGGAGAAAGCAACTGCAAAAGATGTGATTGAGAATCCGAAGAATTTAAAGATTGTTGAGTTAGAGGCATCACAATTACCAACGCAGCTAGATGAAGTAAAAGCAGCAGCCATTAATACGAATTTTGCATTAGGTGCAAAACTAAGCCCTGCTAAGGATTCTATTTTCCGTGAAGGAAAAGATTCACCATATGTAAACTGGGTGGTTGTTCGTACGGAAAATAAGGATGATGAAACTGTAAAGAAATTAAAGAAAGCTTATCAGTCTAAAGAAGTGAAAGAGTTTATCGAGAAAAAATTCGATGGTTCTGTTTTACCGTCTTGGTAG
- a CDS encoding histidine kinase has protein sequence MEKKPKVKNKGKVALFLLVAGGVFIVKLGFKFGAIHTLRTWFENTFS, from the coding sequence ATGGAAAAGAAACCAAAGGTCAAAAATAAAGGGAAGGTAGCACTATTTTTATTAGTTGCAGGTGGTGTGTTTATTGTTAAACTGGGATTTAAGTTTGGAGCTATTCATACACTTCGAACATGGTTTGAAAATACTTTTTCCTAA
- a CDS encoding MFS transporter — protein sequence MKTLFRNRAFMLVMASDVLQQFAIWIRNMALLYFVMERTNNDPVSVSLLSVMEYAPIFVFSFIGGALADRWNPKRTMVAGDMLSMLSIIGIVFLLKIDYWQAIFFAALVSAIVGQFSQPSSSRIFKRYVEEKHVANAIAVNQTVQSLFIIFGPVVGSIVYTQLGLFISLYSLIGLFALSAITLSFLPRWIEKEKTESISLWNDIKEGWRYVLQTKNLCMITITFAIIGLAVGLTNPLEIFLVIERLGMEKEAVQYLAASDGIGMLIGGVVAAVFSSKVHPKKMFVFGMSVLAMSFLVEGLSTSFWITSLMRFGTGICLACVNIVVGTLMIQLVPENMVGRVNGIILPLFMGTMLIGNSLAGGLKEATSLIIVFCIAMSLILLAILPILRMRINEEVRNKKEDANQKGVTDSLM from the coding sequence ATGAAAACTTTATTTAGAAACCGAGCATTTATGCTTGTTATGGCGTCTGATGTTTTACAGCAGTTTGCGATTTGGATTCGAAATATGGCACTTTTGTATTTCGTTATGGAGCGAACAAATAATGATCCCGTTTCAGTTTCATTATTATCGGTTATGGAATACGCACCTATTTTTGTTTTTTCGTTCATTGGCGGTGCGCTAGCAGATCGCTGGAATCCGAAGAGAACGATGGTAGCAGGAGATATGCTAAGTATGTTATCTATTATTGGGATTGTTTTCTTATTAAAAATTGATTATTGGCAGGCTATATTTTTTGCAGCGCTTGTTTCAGCAATTGTTGGGCAATTTTCTCAGCCTTCATCTTCACGGATATTTAAACGCTATGTAGAAGAAAAACATGTTGCAAACGCAATTGCAGTAAATCAAACAGTGCAGTCGCTATTTATAATCTTTGGGCCAGTTGTAGGATCGATTGTTTATACACAGCTAGGATTATTTATTTCATTATATAGCTTAATTGGATTGTTTGCATTATCGGCTATTACTCTGTCGTTTTTGCCGAGATGGATAGAAAAAGAGAAAACGGAGAGTATTTCATTATGGAATGATATAAAAGAGGGATGGAGGTATGTCCTTCAAACAAAAAATTTATGTATGATTACAATTACTTTCGCAATTATTGGGTTAGCAGTAGGATTAACAAATCCATTAGAAATATTTCTTGTTATTGAACGATTAGGAATGGAAAAGGAGGCTGTTCAATATTTAGCAGCATCTGATGGAATAGGTATGTTAATTGGAGGCGTCGTTGCGGCAGTTTTTTCCTCAAAAGTACATCCGAAAAAAATGTTTGTGTTTGGTATGAGTGTTTTGGCTATGTCATTTCTTGTAGAAGGACTGTCTACATCATTTTGGATTACTAGTTTGATGCGATTTGGAACGGGAATTTGTTTAGCGTGTGTTAACATTGTTGTTGGAACGCTTATGATTCAGCTTGTACCAGAGAATATGGTAGGACGTGTAAATGGTATAATTTTACCGCTTTTTATGGGAACTATGCTAATTGGAAATTCACTAGCTGGTGGATTAAAAGAAGCGACCTCACTTATTATTGTCTTTTGTATAGCGATGTCACTTATTTTACTCGCGATTTTACCAATTTTACGTATGAGAATAAATGAAGAAGTCAGAAATAAAAAAGAGGATGCGAATCAAAAGGGGGTTACCGATTCTTTGATGTAG